In Fluviispira sanaruensis, a genomic segment contains:
- a CDS encoding ROK family protein, producing the protein MYLIGFDIGGTKIEAMLLHFGIMKKEESYLSSFEFQKSTGEIVPGFVLYKKRVLTERHNGYEQVIDKMSQLANEVCAERNLDLHSLAGIGLSVPGPVDPISELVTSSNTMILVGHNLQKDLRIKLNVSFPILSENDANCFALAETLCGAGIEHFKKTKIPVSKQVSMGLILGSGFGGGLIVNGRAVTGKRGGAGEIGHMTLYSEGYPCYCGRRGCAEQYLCGPALEASLNSRIYSQIEKRPSAQEIFELYKTQDPIALAVVKQYKKDLASFLGTLTCMLDPHYFVFGGGLSLQDIIYEGIEAKIGENTYLPDNPVTVYKHRMGDSSGAIGAALVVLEQNRLHF; encoded by the coding sequence ATGTATCTTATTGGATTCGATATAGGTGGTACAAAAATTGAAGCAATGCTTCTACATTTTGGTATAATGAAAAAAGAAGAAAGCTATCTCTCTTCTTTTGAGTTTCAAAAATCAACGGGTGAAATTGTTCCTGGTTTTGTGCTTTATAAAAAAAGAGTGCTAACAGAAAGGCACAATGGATATGAACAAGTCATTGATAAAATGTCTCAACTTGCCAACGAAGTCTGCGCTGAAAGAAATTTAGATCTTCATTCTTTAGCAGGAATCGGTTTGAGCGTACCTGGCCCTGTGGATCCCATTTCAGAACTCGTTACTTCTAGTAATACAATGATTTTAGTTGGTCACAATCTACAAAAAGATCTACGCATTAAACTCAATGTCTCTTTTCCTATACTATCTGAAAACGATGCCAATTGTTTTGCTTTAGCAGAAACACTCTGTGGAGCAGGAATTGAACACTTTAAAAAGACTAAAATACCTGTGAGCAAACAAGTTTCTATGGGACTTATTTTAGGTTCTGGTTTTGGTGGTGGATTAATTGTAAATGGGCGTGCTGTCACTGGAAAACGTGGAGGCGCTGGCGAGATTGGTCACATGACCCTCTACTCAGAAGGCTATCCATGTTATTGCGGTCGTAGAGGATGTGCTGAGCAATATCTGTGTGGACCAGCGCTCGAGGCTTCATTAAATTCACGTATTTACTCACAAATTGAAAAGCGTCCTTCTGCTCAAGAAATTTTTGAGCTCTATAAAACACAAGATCCAATTGCTTTAGCCGTGGTCAAGCAATATAAAAAAGATTTGGCAAGCTTTTTAGGAACTCTCACCTGTATGCTAGATCCGCATTATTTTGTTTTTGGTGGTGGATTGAGTCTGCAGGATATTATTTATGAAGGTATTGAAGCTAAGATAGGTGAAAATACTTATTTACCTGATAATCCTGTCACAGTGTACAAGCATCGGATGGGAGATTCTTCGGGAGCAATAGGTGCGGCATTGGTTGTTTTGGAGCAAAATAGATTGCACTTTTAA
- a CDS encoding CpaF family protein has product MNWKIINHFENKIAQIEDKTILTIGNNENCDIIIPNSAKIKIYCQVLLHDGFIFEIREEKVNTFFLKKNLTFFSQKIDFFYEKNDNFFLQSLLDKDLNKSCFNLFLFSANKNASIDILFPTNENKISITAEEMKQFIKNPYLIDLIYQQITHIFSLELFKNTLAEVQNQLSQISIIQLETKTYHYFDIVETACSYLDTIFWENHSVFSEENIYLFKKIIWCVCAQIVDYGIITLPLYDEGISEILINNAKKVYFESKGQLKISPLIFSSNNSLMTLIERICTSVGRKIDESTPYCDARLPNGARVHAIIPPLSLNGPCLTIRKFPRYSIDMDYLVKNSSLTKQMADLLKEIVQNKKNILISGGTGTGKTTFLNCLSSFIGKDERVITIEDSAELQLQQPHVIRLETRSANSEKMGKVTMRELLKNALRMRPDRIVIGECRGEEALDMLQAMNTGHDGSMTTIHSNSAKDALSRLETLVMYASQNLPSAAIREQMSTAIHFIIQLTRCANGLRCVESIHSIITLCELTKSIKTQCIYELD; this is encoded by the coding sequence ATGAACTGGAAAATAATAAATCATTTTGAAAATAAAATTGCTCAAATTGAGGATAAAACGATTCTAACCATTGGCAATAATGAAAATTGCGATATTATCATTCCAAATTCCGCAAAAATTAAAATCTACTGCCAAGTATTGCTCCACGATGGTTTCATTTTCGAAATCAGGGAAGAAAAAGTAAATACATTCTTTTTAAAGAAAAATTTAACTTTTTTCTCACAGAAAATTGATTTTTTCTATGAAAAAAATGACAATTTTTTCCTCCAAAGCCTACTTGATAAAGATTTAAATAAATCATGTTTCAATCTCTTTTTATTTTCAGCAAATAAAAATGCAAGTATTGATATCTTATTTCCAACTAATGAAAATAAGATATCAATCACTGCAGAAGAAATGAAACAATTTATTAAAAATCCTTATCTAATAGACCTTATTTATCAACAAATAACTCATATATTTTCGCTTGAACTCTTTAAAAATACTTTAGCAGAAGTACAAAACCAACTTTCACAAATTTCAATTATACAATTAGAAACAAAAACTTATCATTACTTTGATATCGTAGAAACTGCGTGTTCCTATTTAGATACAATCTTTTGGGAAAATCATAGTGTTTTTTCTGAAGAAAATATTTATTTATTTAAAAAAATAATATGGTGTGTTTGTGCGCAAATTGTCGACTATGGAATTATAACCCTTCCCCTCTATGATGAAGGAATTTCTGAAATCTTAATCAACAATGCAAAAAAAGTGTATTTTGAAAGTAAAGGTCAACTAAAAATATCACCTCTCATATTCAGCTCTAACAACTCTCTCATGACGCTCATTGAAAGAATATGCACTTCAGTAGGGCGAAAAATCGACGAAAGCACCCCTTATTGCGATGCACGCTTACCAAATGGCGCACGGGTGCATGCCATCATACCTCCATTATCTTTAAACGGTCCCTGTCTCACAATTCGAAAATTTCCAAGATATTCTATTGATATGGATTATCTAGTTAAAAATTCATCTTTGACAAAGCAAATGGCTGATCTTTTAAAAGAGATTGTGCAGAATAAGAAAAATATTTTGATCTCTGGGGGAACCGGGACGGGCAAAACAACTTTTTTAAACTGTTTAAGCTCTTTTATTGGAAAGGATGAACGCGTCATTACAATCGAAGATTCTGCAGAACTACAATTGCAGCAACCTCATGTCATCCGCCTCGAAACACGCAGCGCAAACAGTGAAAAAATGGGGAAAGTGACAATGAGGGAACTGCTAAAAAATGCTTTGCGCATGCGCCCGGATCGTATTGTTATCGGTGAATGCCGCGGCGAAGAAGCATTAGATATGCTGCAGGCAATGAATACTGGTCATGATGGGAGTATGACGACGATTCACTCGAACTCTGCAAAAGATGCTTTGAGCCGGCTCGAAACACTCGTCATGTATGCTTCGCAAAACCTCCCCTCTGCCGCCATTCGCGAACAGATGAGCACAGCTATTCATTTTATCATTCAATTGACTCGGTGTGCGAATGGTTTGCGCTGTGTAGAATCTATTCATTCTATTATTACTCTTTGCGAACTAACAAAATCTATTAAAACCCAGTGTATATATGAACTCGATTGA
- a CDS encoding Flp family type IVb pilin: protein MSHIFFKEEKGQGLTEYAIILSLIAVASIAATAFFGGAIKAKIAALAGAISGQDSKIVNEAEKKANSAAEKAQKNASTVTGNTSIKKDEDIFDKEAL, encoded by the coding sequence ATGTCACACATATTTTTTAAAGAGGAAAAGGGCCAAGGCCTAACAGAATATGCCATCATTTTGAGTCTGATCGCAGTCGCTTCAATCGCTGCAACTGCATTTTTTGGTGGCGCTATAAAAGCAAAAATTGCCGCACTTGCAGGTGCTATCTCCGGACAAGATAGCAAAATAGTCAACGAAGCTGAAAAAAAAGCAAATTCTGCTGCTGAAAAAGCACAAAAAAATGCTTCCACAGTGACAGGCAACACATCCATAAAAAAAGATGAAGATATTTTTGACAAAGAAGCTTTATAG
- a CDS encoding FUSC family protein, with protein sequence MLRDLYFKNLKTFFKTMIDFEIMEVRQAWRAGVICVIAVILDEFFLKTEFPGWILITSLVCLQANFGATVIKAKQRLIGTILGCILAYFIVLLFPNDMNIYILLILLSVVFAIYNTVNTVQSYTYSIFFFTFALMMLYVTAHPNGISFAILRIEDVAVGALLGTLGSFFLWPNFAKKSFHTDLKNIVRDKDILFQYIIEWIDGKKTYEDIYAQKVLSATQNQMARNRILEIYYEIGKRNFPSKEYEAFILSQERIHYSLLTVLNALRVGSLEKRMDSFRYVKEQLQAIQNYFNESVLRVPMSKENALELRLNSLAQWDFQSVEVKITKDLYNSKGRKISFEEIKLRSLLERLFQEIKLMNIEIDNLHEYYSK encoded by the coding sequence ATGCTTCGAGATTTATATTTTAAAAATTTGAAAACTTTTTTCAAAACGATGATCGATTTTGAAATTATGGAAGTGCGACAAGCTTGGAGAGCGGGAGTGATCTGTGTCATAGCAGTTATTCTTGATGAGTTTTTCTTGAAAACCGAGTTTCCAGGTTGGATTCTTATCACATCTCTCGTTTGTTTACAAGCCAATTTTGGCGCAACAGTAATTAAGGCAAAACAAAGACTTATTGGAACAATACTTGGTTGTATTTTGGCTTATTTTATTGTACTTCTATTTCCAAATGATATGAATATTTATATATTATTAATTCTACTTTCTGTTGTATTTGCAATTTATAATACTGTAAATACTGTTCAATCCTATACATATTCAATTTTTTTCTTTACTTTTGCCCTTATGATGCTTTACGTAACAGCCCATCCCAACGGAATATCATTTGCTATTTTACGAATTGAGGATGTCGCAGTTGGTGCATTGCTAGGTACTTTAGGTTCTTTTTTTCTCTGGCCAAATTTTGCGAAGAAAAGTTTTCATACTGACCTTAAAAATATTGTTAGAGATAAAGATATATTGTTTCAATATATTATTGAATGGATTGATGGGAAAAAAACATACGAAGATATTTATGCACAAAAAGTATTGTCTGCAACACAAAATCAAATGGCGCGCAATCGGATACTTGAAATATATTATGAAATAGGTAAAAGAAATTTCCCTTCAAAGGAATACGAAGCATTTATTTTGAGTCAAGAAAGAATTCATTATTCATTATTAACGGTTTTAAATGCTCTTAGAGTTGGATCGTTAGAAAAAAGAATGGATTCATTTCGTTATGTAAAAGAACAATTGCAAGCTATCCAAAATTATTTCAATGAATCCGTATTACGCGTTCCAATGTCGAAAGAAAATGCATTAGAATTAAGATTAAATTCCTTAGCCCAATGGGACTTTCAAAGCGTTGAAGTGAAAATCACTAAGGATCTTTATAACAGCAAAGGTCGTAAAATCTCATTTGAAGAAATTAAATTACGATCTCTTTTGGAAAGGTTATTTCAAGAAATTAAACTTATGAATATCGAAATTGATAATTTGCATGAATATTACTCAAAATAA
- a CDS encoding type II secretion system F family protein yields the protein MLSEIPALIDSLHSYLKAGIHISEAILFVAKKPYWSPTIKRNLFVICSSYQQGLSFQESIKKAMDLKSTVRHNKHIQYILAAIQIGHQSGTKICSILENAKAKTMTSIKIEEKIKVLTAQMKFQAIIISSIPSILFIVIYFISPEHILFFFYNIIGNVLLFICIIFNLLGIIILKRITKIV from the coding sequence TTGCTTTCAGAAATCCCAGCTCTCATTGACTCGCTTCACTCCTATTTAAAAGCAGGAATTCATATTTCGGAAGCAATTTTATTCGTTGCAAAAAAACCCTATTGGAGCCCGACAATTAAGAGAAATTTATTTGTTATATGCAGCTCTTACCAGCAAGGTCTTTCTTTTCAAGAGTCTATTAAGAAAGCAATGGATTTGAAAAGCACAGTGCGTCACAATAAACATATTCAATATATCTTAGCGGCCATTCAAATAGGCCACCAAAGCGGTACAAAAATATGCTCTATTTTAGAAAATGCCAAAGCTAAAACCATGACTAGTATTAAAATTGAAGAAAAAATAAAAGTATTAACTGCTCAAATGAAATTTCAAGCGATCATCATATCATCTATCCCATCAATATTATTTATTGTAATTTACTTTATTTCTCCAGAACATATTCTTTTCTTTTTTTACAACATAATTGGCAATGTCCTATTATTTATTTGCATTATTTTTAATTTATTAGGCATCATTATTCTAAAAAGGATCACTAAAATTGTTTGA
- a CDS encoding type II secretion system F family protein, with product MFESIFIITSILINLILFYLIIKYKKLLNRLNKQNFNRFLTEKSKLKILNFFKCIYQNKSTFSNYALTDFLDTFVLNLHAGLNTFKAFERASFSITDQNLQIYCKNILKKYYLGSSFLEALQTVRKAESNCDLQEAIESITLSLLLGTSLAENLAQLSNQLKAKANTELEKLASEASVKMIFPLVFFIFPVIFILLGSASIEDFIISFNN from the coding sequence TTGTTTGAGAGTATTTTTATCATTACTTCTATACTTATAAATTTAATTTTATTTTATTTAATTATAAAATATAAAAAATTATTAAATCGTTTGAATAAACAAAATTTTAATAGATTTTTAACAGAAAAAAGCAAATTAAAAATTCTAAATTTTTTCAAATGTATTTACCAAAATAAGAGTACTTTTTCTAATTATGCTCTTACAGATTTTTTGGATACCTTTGTATTAAACTTACACGCGGGATTAAACACATTTAAAGCTTTCGAGCGCGCAAGTTTTTCAATCACAGATCAAAATTTACAGATATATTGCAAAAATATTTTAAAAAAATATTATTTAGGCTCTTCATTTCTCGAAGCTTTGCAAACTGTTCGGAAAGCAGAAAGCAACTGCGATTTACAAGAAGCTATTGAAAGCATTACTCTTTCACTCTTACTTGGAACCTCACTCGCAGAAAATTTAGCTCAACTCAGCAATCAGCTCAAAGCAAAAGCAAACACAGAGCTCGAAAAGTTAGCAAGTGAAGCATCTGTAAAAATGATCTTTCCACTGGTTTTCTTTATTTTTCCAGTTATATTTATTTTATTAGGAAGTGCATCAATTGAAGATTTTATAATATCATTTAACAACTGA
- a CDS encoding MarR family winged helix-turn-helix transcriptional regulator, giving the protein MENIENTTHDKLKALQKISSENISTEAFLEFYFIDTINLWRNKLGEIAKDYELSRLERRILVYIGRYPGIRQADLAFVMDVEPQSLTRSLENMENKKWLDKHDDNHDKRAKSLKLTYLGEKKLNDALQVSEMIRPKVLKDITEQEKALLANVLKTIRKNLEGIL; this is encoded by the coding sequence ATGGAAAATATAGAAAACACGACTCATGATAAACTGAAAGCACTCCAGAAAATCAGTTCTGAGAATATATCGACCGAGGCATTTCTTGAATTTTATTTTATCGACACTATCAATTTATGGCGTAATAAGCTGGGAGAAATCGCTAAAGATTATGAATTGAGTCGTCTTGAACGGAGAATCCTCGTTTATATTGGACGATACCCAGGTATTCGCCAAGCGGATCTTGCATTTGTAATGGACGTTGAACCACAAAGTCTCACACGCTCACTTGAAAACATGGAGAATAAAAAATGGCTCGATAAGCACGACGATAATCATGACAAGCGAGCAAAGAGCTTAAAGCTTACTTATTTGGGCGAGAAAAAACTAAATGATGCTCTACAAGTAAGTGAAATGATTAGACCTAAAGTCCTAAAAGATATTACGGAACAAGAGAAAGCCTTATTAGCAAATGTTCTTAAAACTATAAGAAAAAATCTTGAAGGGATTCTTTAA
- a CDS encoding pilus assembly protein N-terminal domain-containing protein, whose translation MIKLHDKFNTFELNLDGFPVKLKSPCGLQAAMTGLLNHLTLPLDEGLLYRKKRIFHTFGMSFSIAIFCLDRHRKLLCKPIIIEKNFIFIVPRKSFYTLEVHPDLITKVSIENIPNGIKIIKNNKAKIIYYLSKMVISILTFIILIISLSAYSAENLNIKLGKTKVIQLFSAPQSIQISDPDVFDIQRIGLTNSIKIIPKQNGQATLSIQYEGGNEKLWQVQVGKNIVEGRYSETTENQNQEHSLPLSYLTTHLKKIAGLKVFIKNGRIILLGKIKKFEDFRSVAKAVGMHGKLFFPTYQISTQIELGVLHSLQSDLKMLGEKSLYIINKGGVFTLTGVPSSPIGKHRAWDYLNALLPNLIDATSHFSGESSVVQINFEFLEVGKKEGIGGGIQSPGMQAPISTSLNFASSLISAPIREPILQIAPLNFLVKALEERSFVRNLAQPVVLSRSGEKASFLAGGEVPIVTAQNSGNSYNSSVSFKPFGIIFNVLPRVQSDGSIWLKLDLEVSDVSQLYASQNIPGFIKRKLNTNIILKDNNLALLSGLVQAKNSKNIEKYPFLGSIPILGELFKSRKFHDEESELWIAVSAIRSDLQAENNEIKNFMNMKAKDFGKNLSGSLLD comes from the coding sequence GTGATAAAACTTCATGATAAATTTAATACATTTGAACTTAATCTCGATGGATTTCCAGTAAAACTGAAATCTCCGTGTGGACTGCAAGCAGCGATGACTGGATTATTAAATCACCTCACACTGCCTCTCGATGAAGGTTTGCTTTATAGGAAAAAACGAATTTTTCATACTTTTGGAATGTCTTTCTCTATTGCTATTTTCTGTTTAGACAGGCACAGAAAATTACTGTGCAAACCAATAATTATCGAAAAAAATTTTATATTTATTGTGCCAAGAAAAAGTTTTTATACATTGGAAGTTCATCCTGATCTCATCACAAAAGTTTCTATAGAGAATATTCCAAATGGAATTAAAATTATTAAAAATAACAAAGCAAAAATAATTTATTATTTGAGCAAAATGGTTATTTCTATTTTAACTTTTATTATATTAATAATATCTTTATCTGCTTATTCTGCAGAAAATTTAAACATAAAATTGGGAAAAACAAAAGTTATACAGCTCTTTTCTGCTCCACAAAGTATTCAAATTTCGGATCCGGATGTTTTTGACATTCAAAGAATAGGTCTAACAAATTCAATTAAAATTATACCCAAGCAAAATGGGCAAGCGACTCTTTCTATTCAATATGAAGGTGGAAATGAAAAGCTTTGGCAGGTACAAGTTGGCAAGAATATTGTAGAAGGAAGATATTCTGAAACAACTGAGAATCAGAATCAAGAGCACTCACTGCCTTTGAGTTATTTGACGACTCATTTAAAAAAAATAGCTGGACTTAAAGTATTCATTAAAAATGGACGTATTATTTTGCTAGGGAAGATCAAAAAGTTTGAAGATTTTCGTTCGGTTGCAAAAGCAGTTGGCATGCATGGCAAATTATTTTTTCCAACGTATCAAATATCAACTCAGATTGAATTAGGAGTTCTGCATTCCCTCCAATCAGATTTAAAGATGTTAGGAGAAAAAAGTTTATATATTATAAATAAAGGAGGAGTATTTACTCTCACAGGTGTGCCTTCATCTCCAATTGGTAAACATAGAGCATGGGATTATTTAAATGCACTCTTGCCCAATTTAATCGATGCCACCAGTCACTTTTCAGGAGAAAGCAGTGTCGTTCAAATCAATTTCGAATTTTTAGAAGTTGGAAAAAAAGAAGGAATTGGGGGCGGTATTCAGTCTCCTGGTATGCAAGCACCTATATCAACTTCATTAAACTTTGCTTCTTCACTTATAAGTGCTCCTATCCGTGAACCTATTCTGCAAATTGCACCGTTGAATTTCTTAGTAAAAGCTTTGGAAGAGAGATCATTTGTGCGCAATCTCGCCCAACCTGTTGTGCTTTCACGCTCAGGTGAAAAAGCTTCATTCCTAGCAGGGGGTGAAGTTCCTATTGTAACCGCTCAAAACTCTGGGAACAGTTACAACTCGTCGGTGAGTTTTAAACCTTTTGGAATTATATTTAATGTACTTCCGCGTGTGCAATCGGATGGAAGTATTTGGTTAAAACTCGATTTAGAAGTGAGCGATGTTTCTCAACTCTATGCCAGTCAAAACATCCCTGGTTTTATCAAGCGAAAATTAAATACCAATATTATTTTGAAAGACAACAATCTAGCCCTTTTAAGCGGATTAGTACAAGCAAAAAACTCAAAAAATATAGAAAAATATCCATTTTTGGGCAGTATTCCTATTTTAGGTGAGCTTTTCAAAAGTAGAAAATTTCACGATGAGGAATCTGAACTGTGGATAGCAGTCTCAGCTATTCGTAGCGATTTACAAGCTGAAAACAATGAAATTAAAAATTTTATGAATATGAAAGCGAAAGATTTTGGGAAAAATCTAAGTGGAAGTTTATTAGATTGA